Within Ipomoea triloba cultivar NCNSP0323 chromosome 9, ASM357664v1, the genomic segment GTCAGGAGCATGTTCTGTATGAAAATCCAGGTGTTAGAAGGAAGATATTCTACCCGAATCGACAAAATCCAACGTTATGCCCTGTTCAGATACTCGAAGAAGAGAAGGTTATGCGTCCATCTGATGCTAGCTGTCCCTCATGCCTCTTTCTGTGCATCAAATATGGAGGAAGGACAAGAAATCTCCCCCAAAATGAGTAAGTACTGTTCCATTTCTTTCCTGAACTAAATTTTCTTGGCTCATCTTTATGGTCTATTCCATTTTCCTAGATATGTGAGGCAGAGAATGGGAAGAAACAAGTTGAAGTCTTTCGGGCCAGTAATATGTAGAATGGCAATGCTAGTCCACGCTCGTTGTGGGAGCTTCTTCTTTAAGGCGCTAGGCATCACGCTCCTGTTTATGGCCGGTTTCCCCAATGATCTGGTTCAGAGGGAAACCAATTACAAGAACTTGGATCTCCTTCAGAAGTATTACAGGTATTCAGAATTACAGTACTTGTGTTTCTTGATCCCATgatgtttttagtttttttgtttttttttactgttttgAAGCCCATTTCGGTTCTGCTTAACAAATCCTGAGAATGTTGCAGAACAGACAAAGATGCAGAAGGAGAGGAGTTATTTCTGTCATATCCTTTGGCTGATCAGCAAACAATCCAGATTGCTGCATCTTCAAAGCAGAAAAGCAAGAAACACACAACCACTTCAGGGAATCTTGATGAGAAAACTTCAGCTGTTAAGTCTCCTCCTCCACATTCTGATCAATTTGAACTGACAGGATATGCCTCAAATCTAACAAATGCCACCTTTTCACCTAAGCTAACATCATCTCAGGTTCCAACCGACGTGCAGCCATTGTCGAACCCAGTGATCACTAGTCCTAACATCAATACTTCAACTCAGTCTTCATACCCTTTTCTCCCTGCCTATCCAACAAACTCTTTTGTGCCTATGGTATATTGGCATCCTGCGAATCCGTTCCAACTCTATCCTTATCCCTCAGGATATAGGTATCCTCCTCCCGGGAATTACCTCTCCATCCACCCCCACCAGTACTTCAGCCATCCTCCATCTAATCCTCCAATTCCAAAACTGCCAGGCAATGGGAGAAACCACACAGCATCAGAGATTGCCGAGAAGGACTCTGACAGCAGTTCAAGTAGTAAAGAGTCAAGAAAGAAAATGAGCTAGGGCCTAGGAGCCTCTGGATTCTTATGTGAATCATGGGAACACTACATTCACTAGTAAAGAAGTGTTTTGCTACCTTCAGAATCAGCTTTTCTATCAGAAGCAATACTTTCTGCAAACTGATAAGTTACATTTTACTGGTGTGGGACTTCCAATTATTGCATGCACATTGTATATCAGGCACTGAGAAGTTATCATGACAGACACTATCTAAATTATTTCAGGAAAGTGGCAATAATGATTTGATGTCCCcacaaaatatatcaatttcaaGATATTAGTATTTTGAAGGCAACCCCAGTCAAGTCGGTCAGATTATTGACCCACCAAACGCCTCTCTTTCTAAACCACATTGCATTAGATTATTTGTTTTCTAGCCATGGTAGGATATGCAGTGACATTTGGCATGGATAGGACCATGTTTTCCCTAGCATTTCTTTAACTTTGGTGAGGGTCCTACTGTTCTTGGTCATACTTTTCATAGTCCCTTGTCTATAGGTGCTCACATGATCCCAccactagaaaaaaaaaaaaaaaaaaaaaaaaaaaaaaaaaaaaaaaaaaaaaaaaaaaaaaNNNNNNNNNNNNNNNNNNNNNNNNNNNNNNNNNNNNNNNNNNNNNNNNNNNNNNNNNNNNNNNNNNNNNNNNNNNNNNNNNNNNNNNNNNNNNNNNNNNNNNNNNNNNNNNNNNNNNNNNNNNNNNNNNNNNNNNNNNNNNNNNNNNNNNNNNNNNNNNNNNNNNNNNNNNNNNNNNNNNNNNNNNNNNNNNNNNNNNNNNNNNNNNNNNNNNNNNNNNNNNNNNNNNNNNNNNNNNNNNNNNNNNNNNNNNNNNNNNNNNNNNNNNNNNNNNNNNNNNNNNNNNNNNNNNNNNNNNNNNNNNNNNNNNNNNNNNNNNNNNNNNNNNNNNNNNNNNNNNNNNNNNNNNNNNNNNNNNNNNNNNNNNNNNNNNNNNNNNNNNNNNNNNNNNNNNNNNNNNNNNNNNNNNNNNNNNNNNNNNNNNNNNNNNNNNNNNNNNNNNNNNNNNNNNNNNNNNNNNNNNNNNNNNNNNNNNNNNNNNNNNNNNNNNNNNNNNNNNaaaaaaaaaaaaaaaataaaaaaaaaaaaaaaaaaaaaaaaaaaaaaaaaaaaaaaaaaaaaaaaaaagagaacagTACAGTTTAAGCAAGCATAATGACCATCACCATTAATTTATGCTCCAAACACCAACACCTACTTCCACCATGCACCCCAAAGCAACAATACATAAACTGCAAACCCTGAAATAAGAAATTTACAGTAAAGCCATTGAAATTAAACAACATCACCACCACTTTCTTGCCACACTATTTGAACCTAGTTCTTTTCTACCAGATAAACAAACTCCAGTAAGGGCAACCAACCCTCTTATTACTAGGCCATTAGGAAGCCAAACTAGTGGAGCTTGTTAGCCAGATTGCATTGCTTTCTGATCTCACCCTTGGTGCCAGTGAGAGGGTTGTTCTCAGAGAGGATAGTGATGGCTCTGGAAAACTCCTTGAAGAAATAGTCCTGATTCTTTGCCATTTTCTTGACATAAGGCTTGGTCCTCTTGTCTGTGGCTAGTTGGTGGTCTACAAGCATCAACCCTTtgttgtccaaaatgttcctgTAGTAGTTGTTGTCCAGTTTCATGGGCGTGCCCCGGTCGTTCCTCACATACTGCACAGCCTTTGGGTCAGGAATTGGATCTGGGCATTTCTTGAGCATGTGTGGAACATGATCAGGGTTGAGCTGAGGGTCCACTTCTGGGTATAACCTGTGAACCAGCTTCACACAGTGGGTTCTTCCTACACTGTGAGCTCCTGTTACAAAAAACAGTCCCAAAATTCTTTAAAACCCCTTCCTTAAACCATCAGATCAGCAagtaaatgttaaattttactCTAGCTATACCTAGCAAAGCAACAACTCCAGGAGTGTTGATTCCAATGTTGGAAAACCTCTCAAGAACAAGACTCATGCTGTCATTGTGGTCTGGGAGGTATTGTTCAAGAATATTTGCTCTGCTCTTCCTGCCATCCCTTCTCCCAGATTTGAGTGGGATGTATGGGCCTCCAAGCTATCAAGAAGCACATAACATATCAGAATCTTGtaacaaaacataaataaagaGCAGACTTTTTTAGTTTATCCACCTTCAGTTGAATGGACAAAATTTTAGTCAAATAACCATGACTACTGATAAGTTGGTTCAGAAAGTCAGATCTAATAATCTCAagataagattaaaaaaaaaaatgtaactttttagcACTCATCACTCAAAGAACAACAAAGTTATAATACTTACTGCAACTATGCCATCTCTAGCAGACAACACAAGAATATCAGCACAGGAAACAACTCCAGGGCACTCCCTCTCCACAGCTTCCTTAATGGTCTCAATGTACCTGAAATTCCTCATCCCAAAGCTCCTGTCTGCCTCCTTCTCAGACAGAACCCTCCTGGTTGAGTCCAGCAGCAGCGAAGCATCACAAGACTGCACTCACAAGTCAAAAATCAAGCAAAAaacacatcttttttttttctctggtttctttaatttctctcaGAGTCTCTAGGAATTACCTCAACAAAGCAGTCATGGAAGATGTTCCTGAGCCAAGAAAACGCAGTGTTCTTGTGGCGCTTGTACAGGAGTTTGACTTGCTCTTTGATGATGTCTTCAGCTTGAGGGCAGCTGTCTTTGTAGTAGTTCATAGCAAGCCCAGCTGAAGTCTCATGGCTGTCTTCTGCTATGGCAGAGAGAGCTGAGAAGGAGAGGATGGCTAAGAAGAAGAGAGCTCTTGAACCCATTTTCATGAATGATAGTGTGGATTATACTGAGTGCTACTCAACTTAAGTAAGGGCAGGAGAAGAGGTGAAAGTCAGTGGCACCCAATAAAGAACAGAACTTTTTCTTGTCTTCTTTAATGAGTACTGGTACCGGTTATGAAAGCTTGTGCATTCATTAAATCCAATGGCATTTATCGCTACAATATTATTTAATCTTTAACATCGGAGTGAAAATTTAGTTTAAGAATAATGATCTAATTCAAGTAAAAGGAAGCCACTTTGGCTAGTTTGATTCTTTTTACTCCAAAAAGGTTGATTTCTCAACATTAAAAGTTCGCTGTCGAGttttgaacatcaataattaatGAGTTAAGTTGGTGTGGACAGTAGTTTGATTCTTTGATTTATTCAAAAATCTGCACAAATTAAAGATAAGTATCACTTGATTAAAATGTCTTAAATCTCGGTTGAATTCTTGCAAATGATATATCAAATTAAGAAGGTATAGTTAATTTTTCTTAAAGTTTGGAACTTTATTTGAGAATGGATAGGATTAATGATCCGAGCTCATTATGTGTATTACAAAATATTGAGGCCATGCCTACGTCACCATTTAGACCATAATTATAActcaattttcaaataaattaaccCTTTTCGAATATGACTCTTTGTCCaattatatatagaaaattaaaaacaacaatattCTAAACAATATAATTGTGACATCACTCAAATaagtaaatgaaaatttaaccTGTTTGAAAATGTATAATAAACTTTTTTgtaattaacaatataattgtCTATAGAGATTTAGATGGAATTGTGCAAGACTCTTTTAACTTATCTAAATATTTCGATTCAGCatataataaatatagaatACACCATAAAAATTACCGTGAGTTACTacagaaataaaaattttcaaggaATTGACAATGatacaattatacatttattCACCAAAGGTTATGAAGTAATACATAAATAGTGTCGGTGATAACTGATAACTGGCTCACTCCTTAATTAGGCGGAAAAGGAAgctaaaaagagaaattgcctgtttaattattaatttattttgctgTCATTTTCGTTAATAATGCAATCGTCCTGTCGTTTTGGGCAAAATAATAGACTGACCTAGTGACCCTAGTTTGTTTTACACACATTTATTCTTATAATTATGGACCACATTATACTAACCAATACATTAACGGTAATTTTACTTTTACAATTACACATAACTAACCAAACGCAGAGAATGTAAAATATAAAGAATATTAGGTCTATCTAATCTATTCTAATCTCCAATCTTCATCaaattaaggaaaataattctatttttagttttgaaTTTAACCTACTCTAACCTATTCATCATTTATTATAAGACTTTTGCATATATTTTTACCTTTTAATTAGAAGATAAATGATGTGTCTGGAAAGAAGTAGTTTCGAGGAGAAATATAATTTTCGTATcataatgtaattatatattaggatCACCGatttaagaatttttaaaaaaatatttgtccttattattttacttttagcAGTTTAGTTGCTTTCTCTCTCGGTGCATTATATGTGGCCAAATAAgtctttgtaaaaaaaaaaaaaaaaaaaaaaaatctttgtcAAGTATGCATAATGTATTCCTTATTTTTCTCCTTGGAGACAATGAGCAACTCTAAAATAATaagcatttaatttaatttattgggcATTATATGTAGCGGCATCATGCATGCACGGTCAGTAGGGGATGAATATTGAAAATACAAGTGGTGTAGCGTGCATAGGACACATATGAATTTAATGGTGAGTCTATCGAAATCTTAAACCGTACTATATTCAATTAGAcactttaaaattcaaaattttatggCACTTTCATAAACGAATTgctaatattattacaaaattaaataattgatacATATcatgttaaattatttttagactaaggtcttatttgtttatcaatacttatgttaattttttgttaGTTCAGTCATCTTTAGCAGTTTGATCATATTAAATCACTAAAGAAAATGCTTGGTTAAAAGCTTCTTCCTTTAGTAATAATTATCAAAACGTCAAGAATTGAAACACTGTTGTGAGTAGCATAACTataatcaaattcaaattaattcaatgatattacaaaattaaaaaataataattaatctcACACTACGTCATATGCAATAATCCCAAAAGCCAAAAAGTCAGCTTGAATGATTTAGTTGCCTCATGGTGTAGAGGCAAGCGTGTCGTGTTGGGTGTACATACACGTGAGACGTAAGAACGTAACGTAACTTCGTAACGGACGGAGGAAAAAGTGGCGTTGTTTCATCCTTATCTATCCGCCACCTCTTCTGATTGCACTGAATACGAGgttttttgttttcctcaagTCAAAGTCATGCCGCAATGCCTAACTGGAGATACACTATTAataacatatactccgtattaaatctACGTATAATTTCGTATATAAATTCCATGAATATTTGTAGGAATAGAATTGCAATTAAATCGTACCAACCACACTTTTATAAGCTCATAGAATCATAGGAGATAATTCCATAAGATACCTCAAAGCAATTTATTACCACCCGTTATACATTAGATAATAGATATCAAGttacataacaaaaaaaaaattattattattaatactttacgaatatttttactttcattaagattttttttttcactacatcattttacaaaaatatatgattattgttttttttttcagctaaaatgtttataaataaCAATTGTACTACTCTAATCTCGAGACCCCACTACATGTTTTGAAGACAATAAgatataaaaaaatagttaagtTATCAACTTAGATTAATCAACATGTTAGAGTTGTGTAATGAGAAGTCTTATTATCCTTATTGATATCAGTTTTTTAtgggatttttttaaaatcatcttTAAAGTGTTCATTGTTCAATCATATAACTGAATGCTACACTCTTGTGCAAAAACTCCAACAAATTTGGGCTCATTGAGTATTATTTGGGATTTTAGGCCCACTTATAATGGGCTCCTTGTGTATCTTATGGTCACATGGTGGAGGGCCTGTTTGTCAGAGAAAAAAGTATGCAGACACCAGAACCAATAGTTAGACAGTAGAGGAGTGGATCTTAGTCCAAAACAGCAGTATTTCAACTATCATGAATTCATGATTAACTGGGTGTTGTTTCATACATGTTTTGaacataaattttgaattttttaacattcaatatttgtgaatatatagtgtcTAATTTAtgaacactaaaatttaaaatttttacatatataagaTATGTTATGAACATGTAACAAAATGAATTTTGTAGTGTCTTGTTTATGAACATGAAGTTTTGagtttatgaatatatagtatcTAGTTTTTGAAGTTAAATTTTGATCTAAATTAGACGAGGGcggaaaaattcaaaattaggttCTTACTTTGATTTAGTCTTTGAGGATATCCATAAACTAGCCAAGGATTTCCATAGTGTTAGCTTTACTTTTGTTAAACGATATGTGAATATGGCGACCCATTTAGTAATTAGGGAATCTGTATTCATAGCTGATTGTAGGACTTGGTTTTCCTTGTCCATCTTTTCTTTCTAATGTAATTCTGTCCGATATTGTGACTTAAACTAATGAAGTATTTtggttttaaaataaaataaatttccaAACATATAGTATCtagtttaatttcttaaatGTTGAGTTTCTTAACTTGGGCAAGAACTCCAATATCTACAAACTTGGGTTAAGATTATTGATGGGGATTATCATCCGGGTATCGTGACCATATGATGATTGGTTCCTAAGCCGTAGAGCGAATCATATATTAACCGGTCGACCACTAGCTTCCTAACCACCCGCCCTGGGGGGCGTATAGAGCATGATTCGTAATAATAGCCCTTCGGGTGTGATCGGTTCACCCACTGTGACGCATAAAGTGTCAGACGCTTGGCTAACGGACAATGGGCTTACGATTGGCCCAGTGCATGGCCTCCACGCGACGTCCATGCCGTAAGACCGGTATTTGTCCCTTGACACCCTATAAATACCATATTTAATGCTAAAATGAGGATTTTTGACTGTTTTGTCTCTTAAATAGCTAAATAGCTCATAGACCTCTGACTCACTGTCACGTTAACTGAGCTAGACGCTTAGGATATAATGCACTTATATCGGGTTCATAATCAATATAGTATTAAGATATAATACTCTTGCATGATGCATCCGGTTCATGATCAATAAAGTATATTTAGCCGCATCTTGACTGCTCGAACTCGTATATACCTTATCAATTATAATGCTTGTTTTATTGATATTTTCAGGTTGTAATTTGTAATcatatttcttatattttttacGAAATTAAATGCAATCTACAACGGTCAAGAATCTTATCCTCAAACCTCATCCAAACACCTCCCTCCACCTCTCATTCCCTCCTCTATTCCATGCCATACAACAAATCTCACCGCATCAAAAAAAACATCTCTTATGCTAAAACTCCCTCCCCATTTCTTCCCCACTCCTCCTCTCTCAATCTCCCCAACCTCAGCCTTTACTGCAATCTACCCTGTTCATTGTAGCTTGCAGCCATGTCTTGCTCCAATCTGACAATGTTGGTGTCGTCAAAACCTTCCCTTTCCAACTCCTCTCTGCTCTCATTCGGCTCCTCTCTCAACCCGTTGCAGCTCCCGGCGCAGAGCTCCGCGCCGTCTAGATCGCCGTCGGTGGGCCCAATCCGGTGCGACCTGCGCGAGCTCCGCGATCGGATTGCGTCGGTGAAGAACACCGGGAAGATCACGGAGGCCATGAAGCTGGTGGCGGCGGCGAAGGTGAGGAGAGCCCAGGAGGCCGTGGTGAACGGGCGCCCCTTCTCGGAGACGCTCGTGGAGGTCCTCTACAACATCAACGAGCAGCTCCAGACGGACGACGCGGAGGTGCCGCTCACGAAGGTCCGCCCCGTCAAGAAAGTCGCGCTCGTGGTCGTCACGGGCGACCGTGGCCTCTGCGGCGCGTTTAATAGTAATATCCTCAAGAAAGCCGAGGCGAGAATCGCGGAACTGAAATCCCTCGGCGTGGATTACACCGTGATTAGCGTGGGCAAAAAGGGGAATACCTATTTCATCCGCCGACCCCACATTCCCGTCGATAGATTCCTCGACGGCAGCTCTCTCCCCACCGCAAAAGACGCGCAGGCAATCGCCGATGACGTCTTCTCGCTCTTCGTAAGCGAAGAGGTCGACAAAGTCGAGCTTTTATACACAAAGTTCGTGTCTTTAGTCAAATCCGAGCCAGTAATTCACACCCTAGTCCCTCTTTCCCCCAAGGGAGAGATCTGCGACATAAACGGCAACTGTGTCGACGCCGCAGAGGACGAATTCTTCCGCCTGACGACCAAAGAAGGGAAATTGACGGTGGAGAGAGACGTGAGAAGAACCGAAACCCCAGATTTCTCATCAATCTTGGAGTTCGAGCAGGACCCAGTTCAGATTCTGGACGCCCTGTTGCCTCTCTACTTGAACAGTCAAATTCTGAGAGCTTTGCAGGAATCGCTGGCCAGCGAGCTGGCTTCCAGGATGAGTGCGATGAGCAGTGCCACAGACAACGCTAACGAATTGAGGAAGAATCTGTCTATAGATTACAACAGACAGCGTCAGGCGAAGATTACCGGAGAAATCTTGGAGATTGTTGCTGGAGCCAATGCCTTGTCTTAAGCAtaaagcatgcatgcatatatatatatatatataaatatcctCCTTGTTTTTCTTCCCCCCTAGCTGCATTATATATGCTTATATATAGGTGTGTTTATGGGAGATTCATGCTTCGTTTTGATGCTCTTGTTCAAGAACTGTGattcagatcagatcagagtaGATAATTTCTTCTGCATTTCATACAAACTTTGATTTTTGCTAGATGTATTATTGAATGATATGATATATAAGGCCAGACCACTCATCTGATCTTTATATGTCCACATCTTTTACCTTGTATTTGTAATAAAACATGTAATAATGAAAGTCAAGTCCCCAAGATTCACCTCCACAtcaagtatatatatgcattctaTCTTCTCCCTCTTTAACACCATACAATACTTCAAACACAACCGTTAGCTATGTTATTGACCTGTTTTGGTAACCACATTGTTTCAAATTTAGCTCTGAGTAGGAATCGTCACACAACCTAGACCGATTTATCTTGGCATACCTACAGTAGCGATTATGAGTTTCTCTCGTCGTCCCAAAAAACAAACCTTAATTTTGCATGTAATGTGGTGGGAACATTTCAAGAAGATTGAATGGCTATGAAGTTCAATACAAAATGACATTGCTTTTGAGTGTGCATGGGGTAAACAAGCTCTTGTATAATAGCATGCAAACTAAGAGATAAACATGCAATGAACTAGACTAAGATAGTGTGGGCAAAAATGGAACAAtggttattcttttttttttttttgggggggggggggtattgACATTTACACACTCGCAAATCTATACGGTAACAATCCCGCATTCTACGCAGCCCAGACTCTTCCCAAAGAAAATGGGGAAGCATACGAAAAAAGAAtagaaaggaagaagaagaagaaatatatcCCTAATTGATTTCCCATTtccagaaattaaaaaaatgtaagtaTTTAATTTCTGGTATTTTACATTCACACGTAATATATACACTgttctatacatacatacactgCATGCACGTATATTCATATCCTGCATTGGAACCACTGTTCTTGAATTAGACGTATGCATACGGAGTATTTTAAGGTTGTTCATTATCGCATGTTTTTGCGTGCGTGGTTAATTCATTTTGCCCTAAACATGATGGATCTTGTTGTAGCTTTGTTCTTCCTAATTTTGTGAGATTAAGCAGAAACTGGGAGGGGATgttcttattaattatattcattattgtAATGTAATCATCCATGTGTTTACTTTGTTGGGTTGATTCCCTGCGTTCTTGACGTGTTAATGAATCTTGGTTCTTTTACGTTTAACGTTTATACATTCCTCCGCAgaggaaattaaattaacaatcTGGGCAGAATCAAGAATCATGGTTGGGATTTAATTTCCCCAGAATGAGTGAGCAGAATCTGCAGGCAGTTAATTCATCTTCTCTGCCAATCCTCCCTGCAAAGAGGAGGAGAGGCCGTCCACGCAAAGATGGGAGTGTTGCTGAGAAAGTTATAAGCAGCAGCTCACAGTCTTCTGAAACCAGGAAGATAATCCCACCTGGGGAAGTGAAAGAGCAAGGCTCTGAGGTGGATGACATGGTGGGAAGAATGGTTTCTGGGGTAATTGATGGCTGTTTCGATGCTGGTTACTTTCTCACTGTGAGAGTTGCTAATAGCAGCGCTTTGCTTCGCGGGGTTGTGTTCCAACCGGGACGATTTTCCCCCATTACAGCAGCAACGGATGTCGTTCCACAGGCTAAAATGTTTGAGAGAAGAGATATGCCTGTCCCAGTTCTTAACAATGGTGTTATCCCCCAATCTGATATGGCTGCAGCTTCAGAACAAGTTTTGCAGCATCCTAAACCAACTTTTAGTCCCTCCATGGTTGTTAGCCAACCTCAATCtggttctggttctggttctgTTTCTGTTTCTGTGCCTGCTATGTCAAGAAGTAACTCTGTTGGGTTGTTAGCGGGGGAGAAAGCGATGGGGCCTTCTCTGAATCTTTATCAGAATCATCAGCCTCAATCTGCAGCCCCTCCGCCCCCGCTGGAGAATCTTAGGATGGTCGAACAGGACGAGGTAATGCAGGTGTTTGAGATTTCGACGCAGCCACAATGGTTGTCGTCCAAGGTTAATGCTGCAGATGTGTCCTGCAGTGAGGAGACTGGAAGTCAGGTGTCTCAAACTTACAGCCAGAGATCAACTGAGCCATGTTTTAAGGCCTATGATTGGGATCTCTCAAATTCCAGGCTTTCCCAGAACCCTGCAGAAAATCAAGCTGTTGAGTCTAAAATGGAGGAAAACAAGTCTCCAAATCTTGATCAACACCCTGCTGTGGGTGCTCAACCTCATTATGTTCCACAGTTCCAAGAACCTCATTCAGAATCTAAGAACACAGGTTTGGAGTTCATTCAAGCTTTGCCTCCAGTACTGATTAACAGCAGGGCGAGGGCCGTGGATTTCACGATGGAGAATCCATCTGCTCCCCAGAATGATGCATCTAATGAATCTCTCAAAGGGAAGCCCTTTGGTTACCCTGCTGAAAATGGTGGTGGAGAATCACAGCCTGCTGGAGTAGTGGGGACTTCAGAAGAAAATGTGACACATGAACAGCCTGCAGGCAGGCTTGAAACTCAGATCTACAGTTCAGAGAGTTGCACACTGCCTGATTTCAGGTTTGGTCTTGATGGCATTGTTTCACCCACAGCCAATCCAACCAACACTCCTTAGATGAATGAAGTTGTAGGGATATGGAAACAGCTTTCTAATGCTTATTCTGTCTCCAAATTTTAGTGTCACTTGCTTCTCTTTTCTGTACTGTTAAGACATGTTGagtcttgtttttgttttgctttgctTGCAGATACTCCATATATGTGAATGCTATTTCTTTTCCACTTCAGCATAACAAATTAAA encodes:
- the LOC116028272 gene encoding peroxidase 42 is translated as MKMGSRALFFLAILSFSALSAIAEDSHETSAGLAMNYYKDSCPQAEDIIKEQVKLLYKRHKNTAFSWLRNIFHDCFVESCDASLLLDSTRRVLSEKEADRSFGMRNFRYIETIKEAVERECPGVVSCADILVLSARDGIVALGGPYIPLKSGRRDGRKSRANILEQYLPDHNDSMSLVLERFSNIGINTPGVVALLGAHSVGRTHCVKLVHRLYPEVDPQLNPDHVPHMLKKCPDPIPDPKAVQYVRNDRGTPMKLDNNYYRNILDNKGLMLVDHQLATDKRTKPYVKKMAKNQDYFFKEFSRAITILSENNPLTGTKGEIRKQCNLANKLH
- the LOC116030017 gene encoding ATP synthase gamma chain, chloroplastic — encoded protein: MSCSNLTMLVSSKPSLSNSSLLSFGSSLNPLQLPAQSSAPSRSPSVGPIRCDLRELRDRIASVKNTGKITEAMKLVAAAKVRRAQEAVVNGRPFSETLVEVLYNINEQLQTDDAEVPLTKVRPVKKVALVVVTGDRGLCGAFNSNILKKAEARIAELKSLGVDYTVISVGKKGNTYFIRRPHIPVDRFLDGSSLPTAKDAQAIADDVFSLFVSEEVDKVELLYTKFVSLVKSEPVIHTLVPLSPKGEICDINGNCVDAAEDEFFRLTTKEGKLTVERDVRRTETPDFSSILEFEQDPVQILDALLPLYLNSQILRALQESLASELASRMSAMSSATDNANELRKNLSIDYNRQRQAKITGEILEIVAGANALS
- the LOC116031043 gene encoding uncharacterized protein LOC116031043 → MSEQNLQAVNSSSLPILPAKRRRGRPRKDGSVAEKVISSSSQSSETRKIIPPGEVKEQGSEVDDMVGRMVSGVIDGCFDAGYFLTVRVANSSALLRGVVFQPGRFSPITAATDVVPQAKMFERRDMPVPVLNNGVIPQSDMAAASEQVLQHPKPTFSPSMVVSQPQSGSGSGSVSVSVPAMSRSNSVGLLAGEKAMGPSLNLYQNHQPQSAAPPPPLENLRMVEQDEVMQVFEISTQPQWLSSKVNAADVSCSEETGSQVSQTYSQRSTEPCFKAYDWDLSNSRLSQNPAENQAVESKMEENKSPNLDQHPAVGAQPHYVPQFQEPHSESKNTGLEFIQALPPVLINSRARAVDFTMENPSAPQNDASNESLKGKPFGYPAENGGGESQPAGVVGTSEENVTHEQPAGRLETQIYSSESCTLPDFRFGLDGIVSPTANPTNTP